From a region of the Dictyostelium discoideum AX4 chromosome 2 chromosome, whole genome shotgun sequence genome:
- a CDS encoding C2H2-type zinc finger-containing protein, which produces MSNVETKTPNWRFNPKTSEPDISEDGLDIVDSGKNKAWTTAIASDISINRQSNTLYYYEIRVNFCNVSNSIKIVFGIMGENYMTRILSITRGLVGSLKGSCPYGYYPDFGIGTLCYFANGSIVRDGVSLAEKAQSYTTNDRIGMLVDTCNNSVAFFKNSQLQTSFINIYNSFQSSNNRQQQQQQPTVNSNNNTTTSTTTTTTTTTTTNSTSSPSSSLASLNNNNNNNNNNNNNNNNEPSKPLLIFPSVSLIKENAISIIDNPTIPTFDYEDIIARTMKQMKLSEQSKADPPKTATTTTTTTTATTKTPANTPTPPKPLPPPTASSSSPPKKSPVNISNTTTTTTTTNNNNNNNSSNPKTPNGKEGGLPDLNNNCPVCGISFKSIGKDWPSINKHIDECLTFNLLDKETLDPKAKSTTIKCPYSGCKKSMTTVEFINHCNEKHLLDDVHNYKCPLCNEKSPNLISHLSKTHIRVQQKQVGVGYSTSVLENDLSEDIECPICLEEFTKGQNVARLECWCIFHTNCISEYLLKSKKCPVHN; this is translated from the exons ATGTCAAATGTGGAAACTAAAACACCAAATTGGAGATTCAATCCAAAAACTTCAGAACCTGATATATCAGAAGATGGACTAGATATTGTAGATTCAGGTAAAAACAAGGCATGGACAACAGCTATAGCATCAGATATATCAATAAATAGACAATCCAATacattatattattatgaaattagggttaatttttgtaatgtttcaaattcaattaaaattg TATTTGGTATAATGGGAGAGAATTATATGACAAGGATATTATCAATAACACGTGGTTTAGTTGGTAGTTTAAAAGGGTCATGTCCATATGGATATTATCCAGATTTTGGTATTGGTACTCTATGTTATTTTGCAAATGGTTCCATTGTTAGGGATGGTGTATCGTTGGCTGAAAAAGCACAAAGTTATACAACAAATGATCGAATAGGAATGTTGGTTGATACTTGCAATAATTCAGTAgcattctttaaaaattcacAACTTCAAActtcttttattaatatttataatagttttcaatcttcaaataatcgtcaacaacaacaacaacaaccaactgTAAATTCAAACAATAACACCACCACTAGCacaaccactaccaccaccaccaccaccaccacaaattcaacatcatcaccatcatcgtCTTTAGCATCtttaaacaataacaacaacaataataataataataataataataataataatgaaccaAGTAAacctcttttaatttttccttcagtttcattaattaaagaaaatgcTATTTCAATCATTGATAATCCAACTATACCTACATTTGACTATGAGGATATTATAGCTAGAACTATGAAACAAATGAAGTTGTCAGAACAATCAAAAGCAGATCCACCaaaaacagcaacaacaacaacgacaacaacTACTGCAACTACAAAAACACCAGCAAATACCCCAACACCCCCtaaaccattaccaccaccaacagcatcatcatcatcaccaccaaagAAATCACCTGTAAATATTagcaacaccaccaccaccaccaccaccaccaataataataataataataatagtagtaatccTAAAACTCCAAATGGAAAAGAAGGTGGATTACCAGATCTAAATAATAACTGCCCAGTTTGCggtatttcatttaaatctatTGGAAAGGATTGgccatcaattaataaacataTCGATGAATGTTTAACCTTTAATTTATTGGATAAAGAGACATTAGA tcCAAAAGCCAAATCAACAACTATTAAATGTCCTTACAGTGGATGTAAAAAGTCAATGACAACAGtagaatttataaatcattGTAATGAAAAGCATTTGCTAGACGATGTTCATAATTATAAGTGTCCTTTATGTAATGAAAag tcaccaaatttaattagcCATCTAAGTAAAACACATATAAGGGTTCAACAAAAACAAGTTGGTGTTGGTTATTCAACAAGTGtacttgaaaatgatttaagtGAAGATATTGAATGTCCAATTTGTCTTGAAGAGTTCACAAAAGGTCAAAATGTGGCCCGTTTAGAATGTTGGTGCATATTTCATACAAATTGTATTTctgaatatttattaaaatcaaagaaatgcCCAGTCCATAATTAa
- the arpB gene encoding actin related protein 2 encodes MDSNKVIVMDNGTGFVKCGFAGANFPTAIFPSMVGRPILRSEEKVENVEIKDIMVGDEAAKLRSMLQITYPLENGIIRNWDDITHVWDYALKEKLKVSDPTECKILLTEPPMNPVANRQKMIECMFEKYGFQAVYVAIQAVLTLYAQGLLTGVVVDSGDGVTHIIPVYEGYSIPHLTRRLDVAGRDVTRYLIKLLLLRGYAFNRTADFETIRQIKEKLCYVAYDVQQEMKLASETTVLVENYTLPDGRVIKVGQERFQASEALFNPSLVDVEGGGVHEQLFDCITKADRDLQQGFYQHIVLSGGSSMYPGLPSRLEKEIRSLYLERVLKGNKEGLAKFKCRIEDPPRRKHMVFLGGAVLADLTKDRDDFWITKAEYMEKGFGALDKLTKLSV; translated from the exons ATGGATTCAAATAAAGTTATCGTTATGGATAATGGTACTGGT tttgtAAAATGTGGTTTTGCAGGTGCAAATTTCCCAACAGCCATTTTTCCATCAATGGTTGGTAGACCAATTTTACGTTCAGAAGAAAAGGTAGAAAATGTAGAGATTAAAGATATTATGGTTGGTGATGAAGCAGCCAAATTAAGATCAATGTTACAAATCACCTATCCATTGGAAAATGGTATCATTCGTAATTGGGATGATATTACACACGTATGGGACTATGCACttaaagagaaattaaaagttagTGATCCAACTGAATGCAAGATCCTCTTGACCGAACCACCAATGAATCCAGTTGCAAATCGtcaaaaaatgattgaatgTATGTTTGAAAAGTATGGATTCCAAGCAGTTTACGTAGCAATTCAAGCCGTACTCACACTCTATGCTCAAGGTCTCTTGACTGGTGTTGTCGTAGATTCAGGTGATGGTGTCACCCATATCATTCCAGTCTATGAGGGTTACTCAATCCCACATTTGACTCGTCGTCTCGATGTTGCCGGTCGTGATGTAACTCGTTACCtcatcaaattattattactccGTGGTTACGCTTTCAATCGTACCGCCGATTTCGAAACCATCCGTCAAATCAAAGAGAAACTCTGTTATGTCGCATACGATGTTCAACAAGAGATGAAATTGGCCTCAGAGACCACTGTTCTCGTCGAAAACTACACCCTCCCAGACGGTCGTGTAATCAAAGTTGGCCAAGAGAGATTCCAAGCCTCTGAAGCCCTCTTCAATCCATCTTTGGTCGATGTCGAAGGTGGTGGTGTCCATGAACAATTGTTTGATTGTATCACCAAGGCAGACCGTGATCTTCAACAAGGTTTCTATCAACATATCGTCCTTTCTGGTGGTTCCTCTATGTATCCAGGTTTACCATCTCGTCTCGAAAAGGAAATTAGATCTCTCTATTTGGAACGTGTATTAAAAGGAAACAAAGAAGGTCTCGCTAAATTCAAATGCAGAATCGAAGATCCACCAAGAAGAAAGCACATGGTTTTCCTCGGTGGTGCTGTCTTGGCTGATCTTACCAAGGATCGTGATGATTTCTGGATTACCAAAGCTGAATACATGGAAAAAGGTTTTGGTGCTTTAGATAAATTAACTAAATTATCtgtttaa
- the ppp6C gene encoding protein phosphatase 6 catalytic subunit codes for MSNALPLDEWVETARQCKYLPENDLKKLCERVKELLLEESNVQPVRSPVTICGDIHGQFYDLLELFKTGGEVPDTNYVFMGDFVDRGYYSLETFTYLLALKARYPDKITLLRGNHESRQITQVYGFYDECQQKYGNVNAWKYCTSVFDFLTLAAIIDGKVLCVHGGLSPKVRTLDQIRIISRNLEIPHEGPFCDLMWSDPEDIEQWQPSPRGAGWLFGSKVTAEFEHINGLNLICRAHQLVQEGYRYMFDNSLVTVWSAPNYCYRCGNVASILSLNENLDRDFKIFQAVQEERNIPTRPTMQYFF; via the exons ATGAGTAACGCACTTCCACTTGATGAATGGGTAGAGACTGCACGTCAATGCAAATATTTACcagaaaatgatttaaagaaACTTTGTGAAAGAGTTAAGGAACTTTTATTAGAAGAATCAAATGTACAACCAGTTAGAAGTCCAGTTACCATTTGTGGTGATATTCACGGTCAATTTTATGatttattagaattattcAAAACCGGTGGTGAAGTACCAGATACAAACTATGTTTTCATG GGTGATTTTGTCGATAGAGGATATTACAGTTTAGAAACATTTACATATTTACTTGCACTCAAAGCTAGATACCCAGATAAAATTACATTATTAAGAGGAAATCATGAAAGTAGACAAATCACACAAGTTTATGGTTTTTATGATGAATGCCAACAAAAATATGGTAATGTAAATGCTTGGAAATATTGTACAAGTGTTTTCGATTTCTTAACTTTAGCTGCT ATTATTGATGGTAAAGTACTTTGTGTTCATGGTGGTTTATCACCAAAAGTACGTACTTTGGATcaaattagaattatttcAAGAAATTTAGAGATTCCACATGAAGGTCCATTCTGTGATTTAATGTGGTCAGATCCAGAAGATATTGAACAATGGCAACCATCACCAAGAGGTGCAGGTTGGTTATTCGGAAGTAAAGTCACTGCAGAGTTTGAACATATCAATGGTCTTAACCTCATTTGTCGTGCTCATCAATTGGTACAAGAAGGTTATAGATATATGTTTGATAATAGTTTAGTCACTGTTTGGTCTGCTCCAAACTATTGTTATAGATGTGGTAATGTCGCTTCCATCCTTTCACTCAATGAAAACTTGGATAGagatttcaaaattttccaAGCCGTTCAAGAAGAAAGAAATATACCAACTCGTCCAACTATGcaatatttcttttaa
- a CDS encoding Fis-type helix-turn-helix domain-containing protein, translating into MLNQEEKEINKLSSVFVGKLENDKIDQNKNQVVISIGMKKKDKKELIKSIQESNGNINEISIKLSKNTNTTITEEKDKKIDELEMKIKEMELKLKEMKLRSKKQNLRIRKQDHLIIEINNKINNIIINSSSIITTQTKDSNFINNNNKNNNNNNNNNNNNMNNNNNNNNNNNNNNNNNNSNNNINNSNNSNNSI; encoded by the coding sequence atgttaaaccaagaagaaaaagaaattaataaattatcatctGTTTTTGTTGGAAAActagaaaatgataaaattgatcaaaataaaaatcaagtTGTAATTTCGATaggaatgaaaaaaaaagataaaaaggaattaataaaatccaTTCAAGAAAGTAATGGAAacataaatgaaatttcaataaaattatcaaaaaatactAATACAACCATAActgaagaaaaagataaaaaaatagatgaattagaaatgaaaattaaagaaatggaattaaaattaaaagaaatgaaattacgttcaaaaaaacaaaatttaagaATAAGGAAACAAGATCATTTAATtatagaaattaataataaaattaataatattattataaattcatcatcaataattACCACACAAACTAAAGatagtaattttattaataataataataaaaataataataataataataataataataataataatatgaataataataataataataataataataataataataataataataataataatagcaataataatatcaataatagtaataatagtaataactcaatttag